In Cytobacillus oceanisediminis, the following proteins share a genomic window:
- a CDS encoding nucleotidyltransferase, which yields MNATGVIVEYNPFHNGHAFHLEQAKKISGAETIIAVMSGNFLQRGEPALVSKWKRAEMALRAGADIVFELPYQFAVQQADIFASGAVSILEAAGCRSLCFGSESGNMESFHQTLLFLEEHNTDYQEKVRVHLNAGFSYPKATSMAFLDLNPEGELVDLSKPNNILGFQYLKSARRQYSSMELFTVARKSAGYHDEQFASDSIASATSIRKALFSENGEIECIRQYVPETTYQGLLHYKKEFGGFHQWEQYWPFLKFRLVHLQPEKLRGIYEMEEGLEHRFLTAALQAESFQQFMEKIKTKRYTWTRLQRACVHILTNTEKTEMPNKPLKAKYLHLLGMSKNGRKYLNMHKSDLKLPLISRISSHNAHQLHLDIKASRVYAMGIEGARDQTLMQKEFNQPPIMVD from the coding sequence ATGAATGCAACAGGTGTAATTGTAGAATATAATCCTTTTCATAATGGCCATGCCTTTCATTTGGAGCAGGCAAAAAAAATCTCAGGTGCAGAAACCATCATTGCTGTCATGAGCGGCAACTTTCTGCAGAGGGGAGAACCTGCATTAGTTTCCAAATGGAAGCGTGCAGAAATGGCGCTAAGAGCTGGTGCAGATATTGTATTTGAGCTTCCATACCAGTTTGCAGTTCAGCAGGCAGATATTTTTGCTAGCGGAGCTGTATCCATTTTAGAAGCAGCCGGCTGCAGGAGCCTATGCTTCGGAAGCGAATCCGGCAATATGGAAAGCTTCCACCAAACTTTATTATTTCTGGAAGAACATAATACCGACTATCAAGAAAAGGTCAGAGTGCATCTGAATGCCGGCTTCAGCTATCCAAAAGCAACATCCATGGCATTCCTGGATCTGAATCCCGAAGGTGAATTGGTTGACCTTTCAAAACCAAATAATATTCTTGGCTTTCAGTATTTAAAGTCAGCCCGCAGACAATATTCATCGATGGAACTTTTTACAGTTGCAAGAAAAAGCGCAGGATACCATGACGAACAATTTGCTTCTGATTCCATAGCAAGTGCGACAAGCATCAGAAAAGCACTTTTTTCCGAGAATGGAGAGATTGAATGCATTCGCCAATATGTTCCGGAAACTACATATCAAGGTTTACTCCACTATAAAAAAGAGTTTGGCGGATTTCATCAATGGGAACAATACTGGCCTTTCTTAAAATTCCGTCTGGTTCATCTTCAGCCAGAAAAGTTAAGGGGCATTTATGAAATGGAGGAAGGCCTGGAGCATAGATTTCTAACAGCAGCACTCCAGGCAGAGAGTTTTCAGCAGTTTATGGAAAAGATTAAAACGAAGAGGTACACCTGGACAAGGCTTCAGCGGGCTTGTGTGCATATTCTCACGAATACAGAAAAAACAGAGATGCCCAATAAACCATTAAAAGCAAAATATCTGCATCTTCTGGGGATGTCCAAGAACGGCAGGAAGTATTTAAACATGCATAAATCCGACTTAAAACTGCCGCTGATTTCAAGAATTTCTTCACATAATGCACATCAGCTGCATTTGGATATCAAAGCTTCCCGGGTATATGCAATGGGTATAGAGGGTGCTCGGGACCAAACTCTAATGCAGAAGGAATTTAATCAGCCTCCTATTATGGTTGATTAA
- a CDS encoding YceD family protein, protein MKWTLSQLQKYRSKDFPIDETVNVDEVMKLNPEIRGASPMHVTGRADIDSAKVTFHLNIKGHLILPCSRTLVDVNYPINVETTETFLLKGLDYETEEEVHQVKGDVIDLNPILHEILLLEVPMQVFCEDSSEEGAPQSGKDWEVIQEQDKQDKVDPRLAGLAQFFDHNDPSSDS, encoded by the coding sequence ATGAAATGGACTTTAAGTCAGTTACAAAAATATCGAAGCAAGGATTTTCCCATTGATGAAACTGTCAATGTTGATGAGGTCATGAAATTGAATCCGGAAATACGCGGTGCATCACCAATGCATGTGACGGGCCGTGCGGATATCGATTCTGCCAAAGTGACTTTTCATTTAAATATAAAGGGTCATTTAATACTGCCTTGTTCTCGTACTTTAGTTGACGTAAATTATCCAATTAATGTTGAAACAACCGAAACTTTCCTCTTAAAAGGTCTTGATTATGAGACTGAAGAGGAGGTTCACCAGGTAAAAGGAGATGTGATTGATTTAAATCCGATCCTTCATGAGATCCTTTTACTCGAAGTCCCAATGCAAGTTTTCTGCGAAGACAGCAGTGAAGAAGGAGCTCCTCAATCCGGTAAGGATTGGGAGGTCATTCAGGAGCAGGATAAACAGGATAAAGTAGATCCTCGTCTTGCCGGACTTGCTCAATTTTTTGATCACAATGATCCTTCTTCCGATTCATAA
- the rpmF gene encoding 50S ribosomal protein L32 yields the protein MAVPFRRTSKTAKRKRRTHFKLQVPGMVECPNCGEMKLAHRVCKACGTYKGKEVVND from the coding sequence ATGGCTGTACCTTTTAGAAGAACATCTAAAACTGCGAAGAGAAAACGTCGTACCCATTTTAAATTACAGGTTCCTGGTATGGTAGAATGCCCAAACTGTGGTGAAATGAAACTTGCTCACCGCGTTTGCAAAGCTTGCGGAACTTACAAAGGAAAAGAAGTAGTTAACGACTAA
- a CDS encoding enoyl-CoA hydratase/isomerase family protein: protein MNPYIIEEFENGLLVFKINRPEKRNAISYEVMDGLEIALHKAGEKSVKALAITGEGDHAFCSGGDLSSFHSLKTEDEAFEMLSRMAGLLKKILFLPKPTIAILNGTAVGGGCELAAACDYRIANAGIKAGFIQGTLAITTGWGGGSIIMEKMLPANAMRMLMEAKLYSDEELKELGFIHSVFEGEPIDGCKCFLERMLRLESEVLVAYKDLLVKKWAAAGLEERIDQEVRRCSVLWEGEAHHNKVDSFLNKH from the coding sequence ATGAATCCTTACATAATTGAAGAATTCGAGAATGGACTTTTAGTATTTAAGATTAACAGGCCTGAAAAAAGAAATGCCATAAGCTATGAAGTTATGGATGGTCTGGAGATCGCACTTCATAAGGCAGGTGAGAAATCAGTTAAGGCACTTGCGATTACCGGTGAGGGAGACCATGCTTTTTGCTCAGGAGGTGATCTATCTTCCTTTCACAGCTTAAAGACAGAAGATGAAGCATTTGAAATGCTAAGCAGAATGGCTGGTCTTTTAAAAAAAATACTATTCTTGCCAAAACCAACTATTGCCATATTGAATGGAACAGCTGTCGGCGGCGGCTGTGAGCTGGCTGCTGCCTGTGATTACCGGATTGCCAATGCAGGAATAAAAGCCGGTTTTATCCAGGGAACTTTAGCCATAACAACCGGCTGGGGCGGCGGTTCCATCATTATGGAAAAGATGCTTCCTGCCAATGCCATGAGAATGCTGATGGAAGCAAAATTATATTCTGATGAAGAATTAAAAGAATTAGGTTTCATCCATTCTGTCTTTGAAGGGGAACCAATCGACGGGTGCAAGTGCTTTCTGGAAAGAATGCTCAGGCTTGAGAGTGAGGTTTTGGTAGCTTATAAAGACCTTCTTGTAAAAAAGTGGGCTGCAGCTGGCTTAGAAGAGAGAATTGATCAAGAAGTGCGTCGCTGTTCGGTTTTATGGGAGGGAGAAGCGCACCATAATAAAGTTGACAGTTTCCTGAATAAGCATTAA